The Dioscorea cayenensis subsp. rotundata cultivar TDr96_F1 chromosome 8, TDr96_F1_v2_PseudoChromosome.rev07_lg8_w22 25.fasta, whole genome shotgun sequence genome segment CTTACGGAATGTTGAAAAGCGTTCTTGACGTCCACGATTACTAGCGTTGTCATAAGAGTGTACAAAAaaacattgctagttgttccTCGATTGTAACCCTTTTCGAGTTTCGAAGAAGAGATCTTTCTCTTAAACAATTAGATAGTGTTTGAAATATACGaggctccatacgaaattcACGCTTACAACGTGCCTCATGACCTTGAGAATTTTTGAACATATCGATCACTGTTAACATTGATGTATGACAAGGCCTAGTTTACGAACTACGGGaaataaacttggtaaaatggtgaatcaaattcatcatcatcttcattaatctttctcCATTGATCCAGGATCCATATTGAAACAAAAAGACTTTGAGGgcagtaaaaatttaaaagtcgAGAGAGATAAGTTTCTAGAATCTGCCCTAAAAGTGTTAGCTTTTAAATAGAGAGAAATTGATGCAGctagtttttttcaaaaatttcaacgtctagtttcattttcaaaaacTCCAACGGCTAgtttcaatttcaaaattaaaaattcctatGGAAAAATTCCTGCGCAGCATCCAAACACTTTGTCATAGGAATTTTCTCTGTAGTAAATCCATAGAAATCATTTCTgaatcctatggaataaaattcctacagaaaaaattactatgcatccaaacaggccctaaatCACACCAACCTTGTCCAAGAAATCTTTAATGGCTTTAAACATCCAGTTTTTCGAGATGTCAAAAATACAACTGTGAGAAGCATTTGCAATGCAAAAGGTGGTAAAACAAACAAAGGCGGCACACTGTCAAAAAGAGACCACAGAAAGACAATGAAATGACTGCATTCAGTGAGATAAAGTTGTGATGGAAAACTCAGAATGCTCCCATCATTCTTGCATATTATCCTCTGCTTGTGATTGAGAAACTTTGACCTTGACCTTTGGAAGGGTGAGAGATGGCTCTTGTTGAAGGGCAATAGGTGCCTTGACCATATGAATGCTCTGTTCCAACTCCTTTGCTGCTGCCTTCTGCTCAATGGCTTTCTTACCCTTCATCctgtaaaaattttcaaatacattGATGATGAAACGACAACAGAGAAGCATTGGCATGCTTTATGCGTAAAAGGGTAAATCTTACTATGCAACCAGTGAAAAAGAAACCAACCTCATAGCATGATGCCTGGCCTCTCTTGCAACTCTAACCTTGTCAATCTTCTTAATGGCCTTCAGGGTGTTCTCTGTAACATTCCTATCATACCTCTCAGGCCTATTGCGCTTTCTTTCAAACTCGAAGGTTGAGTCCTTCATGAAAGATCACAGTAATATAATGATGATTGTCGACAATCTTAAATCAATAtgccaatattttttttttaacaagagtaaagaaaataaaacatgttcCATAAAATTCTCTCACCTGTGTCATATCCTTCCCATGCAATCTCCTATATGCCTTAGTCCATTTGACCTTGCGAGGATTTCTCTTCATTTTGAAGTTCTTATGGCATTTAGATCTGCAAAACCTGAAAATCTGCAAAGAATGCTATAGTTAAAATGGTGCCAATTCTGTTAAGAAAAAGTATAAAAGCATTACCCAAAAAATAAAGTAGCATAAgcaatgtaataatattttgtttcttAAAAAGAACTTCTCAAACTGCTTAGCCCTTGAAGTTTACGC includes the following:
- the LOC120267879 gene encoding probable ribosome biogenesis protein RLP24; this encodes MRLEKCWFCSSTVYPGHGIQFVRNDAKIFRFCRSKCHKNFKMKRNPRKVKWTKAYRRLHGKDMTQDSTFEFERKRNRPERYDRNVTENTLKAIKKIDKVRVAREARHHAMRMKGKKAIEQKAAAKELEQSIHMVKAPIALQQEPSLTLPKVKVKVSQSQAEDNMQE